A window from Bacteroidota bacterium encodes these proteins:
- the frr gene encoding ribosome recycling factor, giving the protein MNPNAQIAIDSTKEQMDKAISHLETELAKIRTGRANPSMLDGIRVDYYGNMTPLNQVANVNAPEARTLMIQPWEKNMIEPIQKAIQAANLGFNPGSNGTAVIINVPALTEERRKDLVKKAKAEGENAKVSIRKARQEGNEAVKKITKPALTQDETKEAEAKIQELTDSYIGKVDKYLEGKEKEILTV; this is encoded by the coding sequence ATGAACCCCAACGCACAAATCGCAATCGATTCTACAAAAGAACAGATGGACAAAGCCATCTCTCATCTTGAAACGGAACTCGCAAAAATCAGAACGGGAAGAGCAAATCCTTCCATGCTGGATGGTATCCGTGTGGATTATTACGGGAACATGACTCCATTGAATCAAGTGGCTAACGTGAATGCTCCTGAAGCGCGCACGCTGATGATTCAGCCCTGGGAAAAAAACATGATAGAACCAATTCAGAAAGCGATACAGGCAGCAAATCTTGGTTTCAATCCGGGAAGCAACGGAACAGCAGTGATTATAAATGTTCCCGCACTTACGGAAGAACGCAGAAAGGATTTGGTGAAGAAAGCGAAAGCAGAAGGAGAGAATGCGAAGGTGAGCATCCGCAAAGCGCGCCAGGAAGGAAATGAAGCGGTAAAAAAAATAACCAAGCCCGCGCTCACTCAGGATGAAACAAAAGAAGCGGAAGCAAAAATTCAGGAGCTGACAGATTCATATATAGGAAAAGTGGATAAATATCTTGAGGGAAAAGAAAAAGAAATTCTTACGGTGTAA
- a CDS encoding T9SS type A sorting domain-containing protein — MKKLLFFCLAAIILPSLSGEGLGGGVSAQPATWSPRGIGGGGALFSPSINPANPNEYYIACDMSELFHSTDFGKSYSQLHFSQFVGGHNSKVCFTSTANLLYSISYPDPAQVGIPVNSTDNGVTWTPLAGNPDPSSDVWTLDVDYNNSNRVIISFYADIWFSSNGGTTFTKIHTAANSGSGNVVGGVFWDGNNIYIGTNDGVLISTNGGGSWSTASITGIANGDQIFSFAGAKVGVTTRFFCLTANAGNIYVGVQGSDYWGFYTSVYSCDYGSTQWVAKNTGITLNTDYPMFVAMAQNDIATAYLAGSNSSGYPNILKTTNASANWSHVFNTNNNQNIITGWSGYQGDKDWSWGECPFGVSVCPQNSNYVIFGDFGFCHKTSNGGTTWKQAYVDTTNQHPANAPTPKKANYNSIGMENTTCWQVHWVNANTMWSSYSDIGGIRSTDGGNSWSFNYSGMTVNSTYRVAQGTNGTLYAATSGIHDMYQSTRLADAQLDAADASGKISYSTDNGLTWTQLHSFGHPVFWIALDPNNSNRAYASVIHYASGSGIGGVYICNDLNNLSTSTWTKLPDPPNTEKHPACLVVLKDGKLVATFSGRRNSSGTFTASSGCFIYDPVANSWTNVTDNGMKYWTKDIVVDPNDVTQNTWYVGVFSGWGGPPNGLGGLYKTTNRGTSWTKLTGTTLDRVTSCTFNPMNANEIYLTTETQGLWMSSNINSPSPTFSNVANYPFRQPERVFFNPSNTNEMWVSSFGNGMKMGLMNPNGVAEFSNNNEESFFVYPNPSNGAFEIKNEIPIAIGIKIKNVEVYDVFGEKVYSEKILNTNSLILNLDLSNGIYFLKIGNSVKKIVVQK, encoded by the coding sequence ATGAAAAAACTTTTATTCTTTTGTCTGGCAGCAATCATACTCCCCTCTCTTTCAGGAGAGGGGTTAGGGGGTGGGGTCTCGGCTCAACCCGCAACCTGGTCTCCCCGCGGCATCGGTGGCGGAGGCGCGCTGTTTTCGCCAAGCATTAATCCCGCCAACCCCAATGAATATTACATCGCCTGCGATATGAGCGAACTTTTTCACAGCACCGATTTCGGAAAATCGTATTCTCAATTACACTTTTCGCAGTTTGTGGGCGGGCACAATTCAAAAGTTTGTTTTACTTCCACCGCAAATCTTTTGTACAGCATCAGTTATCCCGACCCCGCGCAGGTGGGAATCCCCGTGAACAGTACGGACAACGGTGTAACATGGACTCCGCTCGCTGGAAATCCCGACCCGAGTTCAGATGTATGGACGCTCGATGTGGATTATAATAATTCCAATCGCGTCATCATTTCTTTTTACGCTGACATTTGGTTCTCAAGCAACGGAGGAACTACGTTCACAAAAATTCACACAGCAGCAAATTCAGGAAGCGGAAATGTTGTGGGCGGAGTTTTCTGGGATGGAAATAATATTTACATCGGCACAAATGATGGCGTTTTAATTTCTACCAATGGCGGAGGAAGCTGGAGCACGGCATCCATCACAGGAATTGCAAACGGTGACCAGATTTTTTCTTTCGCGGGCGCGAAGGTTGGCGTTACCACACGGTTTTTTTGCCTCACCGCCAACGCGGGAAATATTTATGTAGGCGTGCAGGGTTCTGACTACTGGGGATTTTACACAAGCGTTTATTCCTGTGATTACGGAAGCACGCAATGGGTGGCGAAGAACACGGGCATCACGCTCAACACCGATTACCCGATGTTCGTTGCGATGGCGCAGAATGATATTGCTACTGCTTACCTCGCGGGAAGCAACTCAAGCGGTTATCCGAATATTTTGAAAACAACAAACGCTAGCGCGAACTGGTCGCACGTTTTCAACACGAACAACAATCAAAATATTATTACCGGCTGGAGCGGATACCAGGGAGATAAAGATTGGAGCTGGGGAGAATGTCCGTTTGGAGTTTCGGTTTGTCCGCAAAATTCCAACTATGTAATTTTTGGCGACTTTGGTTTCTGCCATAAAACTTCCAATGGAGGAACAACGTGGAAGCAGGCGTATGTTGACACAACGAATCAGCATCCGGCAAACGCGCCCACTCCGAAAAAAGCAAATTACAATTCCATCGGAATGGAAAACACAACTTGCTGGCAAGTGCATTGGGTGAACGCAAACACGATGTGGTCGTCTTATTCTGACATAGGAGGAATCCGTTCCACCGATGGAGGAAACAGTTGGTCGTTCAATTATTCCGGAATGACAGTGAACTCAACTTACAGAGTTGCGCAGGGAACGAACGGAACTTTGTATGCTGCTACTTCCGGCATTCACGATATGTACCAGAGCACGCGCTTAGCCGATGCGCAATTGGATGCCGCAGATGCAAGCGGAAAAATTTCTTACTCCACGGATAATGGTTTAACGTGGACGCAGCTTCATTCATTCGGCCATCCGGTTTTCTGGATTGCACTCGACCCGAATAATTCCAACCGCGCCTATGCGAGCGTGATTCATTACGCAAGCGGAAGCGGAATTGGCGGAGTTTACATTTGCAATGACTTGAATAATCTTTCCACTTCCACCTGGACAAAACTTCCTGACCCACCGAACACAGAAAAACATCCCGCGTGTTTGGTTGTGCTCAAGGATGGAAAATTAGTTGCAACTTTTTCCGGCAGAAGAAATTCTTCGGGAACTTTTACTGCGAGTTCAGGTTGTTTTATCTATGACCCGGTCGCAAATTCCTGGACAAATGTTACCGACAACGGAATGAAATACTGGACAAAAGATATTGTGGTTGACCCGAATGATGTAACGCAAAACACATGGTATGTTGGTGTCTTCAGCGGATGGGGAGGGCCTCCGAATGGTTTGGGCGGCTTGTACAAAACCACCAACCGCGGAACATCGTGGACAAAACTTACGGGAACAACTCTTGACAGAGTAACTTCCTGCACCTTCAATCCAATGAACGCAAATGAAATTTATCTCACCACCGAAACGCAGGGATTGTGGATGAGCAGCAATATAAATTCTCCTTCTCCAACTTTCAGCAACGTTGCGAATTATCCTTTCAGACAACCGGAAAGAGTTTTCTTCAATCCTTCCAACACAAACGAAATGTGGGTTTCAAGTTTCGGAAACGGAATGAAAATGGGATTGATGAATCCGAATGGAGTTGCAGAGTTCAGCAATAACAATGAAGAAAGTTTTTTTGTTTATCCGAATCCTTCTAATGGAGCATTCGAAATTAAAAATGAAATCCCGATAGCTATCGGGATAAAAATTAAAAATGTGGAAGTGTACGATGTGTTTGGAGAAAAAGTTTATTCTGAAAAAATTCTAAATACTAATTCCTTAATCCTGAATCTGGATTTATCGAATGGAATTTACTTTTTGAAAATCGGAAATTCGGTTAAGAAAATAGTAGTGCAAAAATAA
- the dprA gene encoding DNA-protecting protein DprA: MKDQLIYNIGITLLPGVGSITAKNLVAYCGSAEEVFKAKKNKLEKIPGIGTILMDVISNGEIQRDALKRAEEEIKFIEKENITPFFFTEKTFPFRLKQCEDAPVILYYKGNADLNAEKIISIVGTRSATSYGKKITEKIIEELSPFSPLIVSGLAYGIDIVSHRASLKNNLSTVAVLAHGLDLLYPEVHTQTAKQMTGQGGLLTEFISKTEMVPEFFPRRNRIVAGLSDATIVIESKKSGGSLITADIANSYNREVFAVPGRLDEISSEGCNLLIKANKAMLIQSAEDVIKTLNWDVESKKPKQIQQELFKNLSGEEELIVNLLKEKKGVHIDELSIASNLPMSKTASLLLNLEFSGVIKLLPGKIYELNN, encoded by the coding sequence TTGAAAGACCAACTCATATATAATATAGGTATAACCCTTTTGCCGGGCGTTGGAAGCATTACCGCAAAAAATCTTGTTGCTTATTGCGGAAGCGCGGAAGAAGTTTTTAAAGCAAAAAAAAATAAACTGGAAAAAATTCCCGGTATCGGAACTATTCTGATGGACGTGATTTCAAACGGAGAAATTCAAAGAGATGCACTGAAGCGAGCCGAAGAAGAAATTAAATTTATTGAAAAAGAAAACATCACTCCGTTTTTTTTCACGGAGAAAACTTTTCCTTTCCGGTTGAAGCAATGCGAAGATGCTCCGGTTATACTCTATTATAAAGGTAACGCTGATTTGAATGCGGAAAAAATTATCAGCATTGTAGGGACAAGAAGCGCTACTTCATACGGAAAAAAGATTACAGAAAAAATTATTGAAGAACTTTCTCCGTTTTCTCCGCTCATAGTCAGCGGGCTTGCGTATGGAATTGATATTGTTTCGCACCGCGCATCGCTGAAAAATAATTTATCCACCGTTGCAGTTCTCGCGCATGGATTGGATTTGCTCTACCCCGAGGTTCATACTCAAACGGCAAAGCAAATGACCGGACAAGGCGGACTGCTCACCGAATTTATTTCTAAAACAGAAATGGTCCCCGAATTTTTTCCGAGAAGAAACAGAATTGTTGCCGGGCTCTCCGATGCAACAATCGTGATTGAATCAAAAAAATCAGGCGGCTCGCTGATTACTGCCGACATTGCCAACTCGTACAACCGCGAAGTGTTTGCAGTGCCGGGAAGGTTGGATGAAATTTCTTCCGAAGGTTGCAATCTGCTTATCAAAGCGAACAAAGCGATGCTGATTCAATCGGCAGAGGATGTGATAAAAACTTTGAACTGGGATGTGGAATCCAAAAAACCAAAACAAATCCAACAGGAACTTTTCAAAAACCTGTCGGGCGAAGAAGAATTAATCGTAAATTTATTGAAAGAGAAAAAAGGCGTGCACATAGACGAATTAAGCATAGCAAGCAATCTTCCGATGAGCAAAACCGCATCACTTCTTCTTAATTTAGAATTTTCAGGAGTGATAAAGTTGCTTCCGGGAAAAATATATGAGTTGAATAATTAG
- a CDS encoding ribonucleoside-diphosphate reductase subunit alpha, whose translation MFVVKRDGRKESVKFDKITARIQKLCYGLDTTVEPVKVAMKVIEGIFDGVTTSELDNLAAEVAASLTTTHPEYGSLASRIAVSNLHKNTQKSFSKTMEALFNYIDPKTGKKAPLLAEDVYEIIMQNAEVLDSTIIYDRDFGYDYFGFKTLERSYLLKLNGKVAERPQHMLMRVAIGIHKKDIDSAIETYNLMSERWFTHATPTLFNAGTPKPQMSSCFLLTMQDDSIEGIYNTLKQCAKISQSAGGIGLSIHNIRATGSYIRGTNGTSNGIIPMLRVFNDTARYVDQGGGKRKGSFAIYLEPWHSDIFDFLELRKNTGKEENRARDLFLALWISDLFMKRVEANGKWTLFCPNEAPGLYDSWGEKFETLYEKYEAEGKGRKTIEARELWNAILQAQIETGNPYLLYKDAANRKSNQQNLGTIKSSNLCTEIIEYTATDEVAVCNLASLALPRFVINGEFDHQRLYEVTRAATKNLNRIIDENYYPVPEARKSNMRHRPIGLGIQGLADTFCLLGLSFESEEARALNAEIFETIYFASMTESKEQAKQFGAYETYEGSPVSKGIFQYDMWDVTPSSRWNWTELKTEVKKYGVRNSLLLAPMPTASTSQILGNNECFEPFTSNIYTRRTLSGEFVVVNKYLLKDLVKRKLWNETLKNKIIAGNGSVQNVEEIPEDLKVLYKTVWEVKQKAIIDMAADRGAYICQSQSLNLFIENANFAKLTSMHFYAWKKGLKTGMYYLRTKSAADAIKFTVDQSKLQQPVAAAVAVASEGAEVEQQVVVASERANTFIGEENNVMLSEEKDSISQIACSLDNPDACESCSG comes from the coding sequence ATGTTTGTAGTAAAACGTGATGGCAGAAAAGAATCAGTGAAGTTTGACAAAATCACTGCGCGAATCCAAAAACTTTGTTACGGCTTGGACACAACCGTTGAACCGGTAAAAGTGGCGATGAAAGTGATTGAAGGGATTTTCGATGGAGTAACCACATCGGAACTCGACAATCTTGCTGCGGAAGTCGCGGCTTCGCTCACAACAACTCATCCTGAATACGGTTCGCTTGCTTCGCGAATTGCGGTGAGCAACCTGCACAAGAACACGCAGAAGTCGTTTTCAAAAACAATGGAAGCGCTCTTCAATTACATTGACCCGAAGACCGGAAAGAAAGCCCCGCTGCTTGCCGAAGATGTTTACGAAATTATTATGCAGAATGCCGAGGTGCTTGACTCTACTATTATATATGACAGAGATTTTGGTTACGATTATTTTGGATTTAAAACGTTGGAGCGTTCTTATCTTCTGAAGTTAAACGGAAAAGTTGCCGAGCGCCCGCAGCATATGCTGATGCGCGTTGCCATCGGCATTCACAAAAAAGATATTGACTCCGCAATCGAAACTTACAACCTGATGAGCGAGCGTTGGTTCACGCACGCTACGCCAACTTTATTCAACGCGGGAACTCCCAAGCCACAGATGTCTTCGTGTTTTCTTTTGACAATGCAGGACGACAGCATCGAAGGAATTTACAACACGCTCAAACAATGCGCAAAAATTTCCCAGAGCGCAGGCGGAATCGGTTTAAGCATTCACAACATCCGCGCAACGGGTTCTTACATCCGCGGAACGAACGGAACATCGAACGGAATTATTCCGATGCTGCGCGTGTTCAACGACACCGCGCGTTATGTTGACCAGGGCGGAGGAAAGCGAAAAGGAAGTTTTGCAATTTATCTGGAGCCATGGCACTCTGATATTTTTGATTTCCTCGAATTGAGAAAAAATACCGGCAAAGAAGAAAACCGCGCGCGCGATTTGTTTCTCGCTCTCTGGATTTCGGATTTATTTATGAAGCGCGTGGAAGCAAACGGCAAATGGACTTTGTTCTGTCCGAACGAAGCGCCCGGGCTTTATGATTCCTGGGGAGAAAAATTTGAAACGCTCTATGAAAAATATGAAGCGGAAGGAAAAGGAAGAAAAACAATTGAAGCGCGCGAACTCTGGAATGCAATTTTGCAGGCGCAGATTGAAACCGGAAATCCCTACCTGTTATATAAGGATGCGGCAAACCGCAAATCGAATCAGCAAAATCTCGGAACGATAAAATCTTCCAACCTCTGCACGGAAATTATTGAGTACACTGCTACGGATGAAGTGGCGGTTTGCAATCTTGCTTCGCTCGCGTTGCCAAGATTTGTTATCAATGGTGAATTTGACCATCAGCGCTTGTATGAGGTGACGCGTGCGGCTACAAAAAATCTCAACCGCATCATTGACGAAAATTATTATCCCGTTCCCGAAGCAAGAAAATCAAATATGCGCCATCGCCCGATTGGTTTGGGAATTCAGGGATTGGCGGATACTTTCTGTCTCTTAGGATTATCTTTTGAATCGGAAGAAGCGCGCGCACTCAACGCGGAAATTTTCGAGACGATTTATTTCGCTTCGATGACGGAATCAAAAGAGCAGGCAAAACAATTCGGAGCGTATGAAACCTACGAGGGCTCGCCTGTGTCGAAAGGAATTTTCCAGTACGATATGTGGGATGTAACTCCTTCTTCGCGCTGGAACTGGACAGAATTGAAAACCGAGGTGAAAAAATACGGAGTGAGAAATTCCCTTCTGCTTGCGCCAATGCCCACTGCTTCCACTTCGCAAATTCTCGGCAACAATGAATGCTTCGAACCGTTCACATCCAACATTTACACGCGCAGAACTTTGTCCGGAGAATTTGTGGTGGTGAATAAATATCTTCTGAAAGATTTAGTGAAAAGAAAATTATGGAACGAAACGCTGAAAAATAAAATTATTGCCGGAAACGGTTCTGTTCAGAACGTCGAAGAAATTCCGGAAGACCTCAAAGTACTTTACAAAACCGTTTGGGAAGTGAAACAAAAAGCCATCATTGATATGGCGGCTGACCGCGGAGCATACATTTGTCAATCGCAATCGCTGAATTTATTTATTGAGAATGCCAACTTCGCTAAACTTACTTCCATGCACTTTTATGCATGGAAAAAAGGTTTGAAGACCGGCATGTATTATCTGCGCACAAAATCTGCGGCTGACGCAATTAAATTTACTGTTGACCAGTCGAAGTTGCAACAGCCGGTAGCAGCGGCAGTAGCGGTTGCCAGTGAAGGCGCAGAAGTTGAACAACAAGTAGTGGTTGCTTCTGAAAGAGCAAATACTTTTATTGGTGAAGAAAATAATGTAATGTTATCCGAAGAAAAAGATTCTATATCTCAAATCGCATGCTCGCTCGATAATCCGGATGCGTGCGAGAGTTGTTCCGGTTAA
- a CDS encoding ribonucleotide-diphosphate reductase subunit beta, whose protein sequence is MSKESEPILQENKDRFVLFPIQHHDIWDMYKKAEASFWTAEEIDLSPDIQDWENKLNNDEKHFVKHVLAFFAASDGIVNENLAVNFMREVQWPEARCFYGFQIMIENIHSETYSLLIDTYIKDAKEKDYLFHAVDTVPCVGKKAEWALKYIGNGSFAERLIAFAAVEGIFFSGSFCSIFWLKKRGLMPGLSFSNELISRDEGLHCDFACLLYSKLKNQLPKERVREIITSAVTIEHEFVRDAIPVKLIGMNADMMCQYISFVADRLLNALGCEKAYNVTNPFDFMETISLQGKTNFFEKRVAEYQKAGVRADKKDNIFSLDEEF, encoded by the coding sequence ATGAGCAAAGAATCAGAGCCAATCCTACAGGAGAACAAAGACCGCTTCGTGTTGTTCCCCATCCAGCACCACGACATCTGGGATATGTACAAAAAAGCCGAAGCAAGTTTCTGGACTGCTGAAGAAATTGATTTGTCGCCCGACATTCAGGATTGGGAAAACAAACTCAACAACGATGAAAAGCATTTCGTCAAGCACGTGCTCGCGTTTTTTGCGGCAAGCGATGGAATCGTGAACGAAAACCTCGCGGTGAATTTTATGCGCGAAGTGCAGTGGCCCGAAGCGCGCTGCTTCTACGGTTTTCAGATTATGATTGAGAACATTCACTCCGAAACTTACTCGCTGCTCATTGATACCTATATAAAGGATGCGAAAGAAAAAGATTATCTCTTTCACGCGGTGGATACTGTTCCTTGCGTTGGAAAAAAAGCGGAGTGGGCTTTGAAATATATCGGCAACGGAAGTTTTGCAGAGCGCCTCATTGCTTTTGCTGCGGTGGAAGGAATTTTCTTTTCAGGAAGTTTCTGTTCCATTTTCTGGCTGAAGAAACGCGGGTTGATGCCGGGCTTAAGTTTTTCAAATGAACTTATTTCGCGCGATGAAGGTTTGCATTGCGATTTCGCTTGCCTGCTTTACTCGAAATTGAAAAATCAATTGCCGAAAGAAAGAGTGAGAGAAATTATTACGAGCGCTGTAACAATTGAGCACGAATTTGTCCGCGATGCGATCCCCGTAAAACTTATCGGAATGAATGCGGATATGATGTGCCAGTATATTTCGTTTGTGGCCGACAGATTATTGAATGCGCTCGGATGTGAAAAAGCATATAACGTGACAAATCCGTTTGACTTTATGGAAACCATTTCACTGCAGGGCAAGACAAACTTTTTTGAGAAGCGTGTTGCGGAATACCAGAAAGCGGGCGTTCGCGCAGACAAAAAGGACAACATCTTTTCACTGGACGAGGAGTTCTAA